The following proteins are co-located in the Wenzhouxiangella marina genome:
- a CDS encoding glycosyltransferase: MTSSARTESLSHQSSELRVVCRADGRGRIDPSWLARLREALPGARLMAAASLAETHGLEAIDADPREVDALWHWLGEQAPGEATLVLDNGIDWPANLAERLEAWQAAGPGALLRMLAGNYHDELNPLAGLSGLGKDSDPHSLLMAAGTGLPSPCRMVAGAQLFLVHRPDRDRPVAELVDDLFLHDPARALNAGQLKRPQSAAAFGQLRARLSALLAAGVDRISEFHQVEGSDRAAPLTLHITHAWGGGIARWIADQCQGDPAGRHLILSAGGRQDGREHGQRLRLHSGLAGQAPLAEWPLLEPIADTAISHPAYAELLGQIIERYGIGRIIVSSLIGHSLDALRTGLPTLCVLHDFYPASPLLHQDPLESLAADGRLDLGPALSAQAGRLMFEHADADHWHVLGAAWAEAVVEQAVRLIAPTRHVADRWQRLFQNRLPEIAVRPHGFDAPPSWSGGLARKESVEGPLRLVVVGRISQGKGLGLLERSLDALRAHCRLTLLGAGREAYRLFGSPGVDILLDYEAEELPALLSTLEADAVLLLSTVPETWNYVLSEARALGITPMATRLGSFAERIRDGVDGVLFDPDPEALVEAVIQWKGRAEALRSLAAQALAEPGLAEAAQAYRELLPERSTTPSWTPVRGLAQSALGLESEAHRQAESKRAELAVLVDAQREELTRRADWARRAERLSEERTAWARSLDAQLSAERAEHERSRQRMERERERLEMTLEATRAELFARDRRVAELVSELRETQDQLAARDTHIRLMSESWSWRLTRPLRFGTRLLRSARTEQLWNPLRWPGLAGRLLASLRGEGWRGTLLALYRSPVETGAGASEESSTEPLPPVEAPVPRLEPLELPSSDAPIASIVIPVYNKVELTAACLHSLAEHAAATPFEVLVVDDCSGDGTADFLAACEGLRVLRNTKNAGFIDSCNRGAEAARGEFLVFLNNDTTVSEGWLEALLEPLENDPDAGIVGARMVYPDGRLQEAGGIIFNDASGWNYGKFDDPSAPQYGFLSEADYVSGACLALRREDFQRLGGFDTRFRPAYYEDTDLCFQMRQAGKKVLVQPACTIVHHEGATSGTDERSGAKKYQAINRERFAEKWREVLTGHPPPEPDHDRVDPVRHLRYRRYRRRALVIDATTPRPDHDSGSVRIRAVLDLLGARGYQVSFMAENRLYVEGYTDQLTQAGIEVLHAPAVPTLEPWLAEQGRDLDLILVSRHYVLAPLLVMLRQHAPQARLVFDTVDLHYLREQREAELTGDEVVAEQARRTREQELRLIAQADISLVVSPVEQALLAEELPGADVRILSNIHEVHGPGPAWSERAGLLFVGGFQHQPNVDAVRWLAAEIFPRIRAALPEVELHLVGSQMPESVERLGEQPGIRVHGFVADLDPMLARARISLAPLRYGAGVKGKVNQAMSHGLPVVATTCAGEGMFLEHGRDVLLADGAEQFADEVVRLYRDEALWNRLAQGGLANVERHFSRQAADLVLAGLESSERD, from the coding sequence ATGACTTCGAGCGCCCGCACCGAATCCCTGTCTCATCAGTCGTCCGAGCTGCGCGTCGTCTGTCGCGCCGATGGCCGTGGGCGGATCGATCCGAGCTGGCTGGCCCGCCTGCGCGAGGCCCTGCCCGGCGCGCGGCTCATGGCCGCAGCTTCCCTGGCCGAAACGCATGGCTTGGAGGCGATCGACGCGGACCCTCGAGAGGTGGATGCGCTCTGGCACTGGCTCGGGGAGCAGGCGCCGGGAGAGGCCACGCTGGTCCTCGACAACGGCATCGACTGGCCCGCGAACCTCGCCGAGCGCCTCGAGGCCTGGCAAGCGGCCGGTCCGGGGGCGCTGCTGCGCATGCTGGCCGGCAACTATCACGATGAGCTCAACCCGCTGGCCGGTCTGTCGGGACTGGGCAAGGACAGCGATCCGCACAGCCTGCTGATGGCCGCCGGCACCGGTCTGCCCAGTCCCTGTCGAATGGTGGCAGGCGCGCAGCTGTTCCTCGTTCATCGTCCGGACCGGGATCGTCCCGTGGCGGAGCTGGTCGATGATCTGTTCCTGCATGACCCGGCGCGCGCCCTGAATGCGGGTCAGCTGAAGCGTCCCCAATCGGCCGCCGCCTTCGGTCAGCTGCGAGCGCGTTTGAGCGCTTTGCTGGCTGCGGGCGTGGATCGGATTTCCGAGTTCCATCAAGTCGAGGGTAGCGATCGGGCAGCGCCGCTGACTCTGCACATCACGCACGCCTGGGGCGGCGGCATCGCTCGCTGGATTGCCGACCAGTGCCAGGGCGACCCCGCCGGTCGTCATCTGATCCTCAGCGCGGGCGGACGCCAGGACGGGCGGGAGCACGGTCAGCGCCTACGCCTTCATTCGGGGCTGGCCGGCCAGGCGCCGCTGGCCGAATGGCCGCTGCTCGAGCCGATTGCCGACACGGCGATCTCGCATCCGGCCTACGCCGAGCTTCTCGGGCAGATCATCGAGCGCTATGGCATCGGGCGCATCATCGTCTCCTCCCTGATCGGCCACAGCCTGGATGCGCTGCGCACCGGCCTGCCCACGCTCTGCGTCCTGCATGATTTCTATCCGGCCAGCCCGCTGCTGCATCAGGATCCCCTGGAGAGCCTGGCTGCGGACGGTCGCCTCGATCTGGGTCCGGCCCTGAGCGCCCAGGCCGGGAGGCTGATGTTCGAGCATGCCGATGCCGACCACTGGCATGTGCTCGGCGCGGCCTGGGCCGAGGCCGTGGTCGAGCAGGCGGTCCGGCTGATCGCACCGACCCGTCACGTGGCCGATCGCTGGCAGCGCCTGTTCCAGAATCGGCTGCCGGAGATCGCCGTGCGGCCGCATGGTTTCGATGCGCCGCCATCCTGGTCCGGCGGGCTTGCCCGCAAGGAGTCTGTCGAAGGGCCGCTGCGCCTGGTCGTGGTTGGGCGCATCAGCCAGGGCAAGGGCCTGGGCCTGCTCGAGCGAAGCCTGGATGCACTGCGTGCCCATTGCCGCTTGACCCTGCTGGGCGCCGGTCGCGAGGCCTATCGCCTGTTCGGCAGCCCGGGCGTGGACATCTTGCTCGACTACGAGGCCGAGGAGTTACCGGCGCTGCTGTCGACGCTCGAGGCGGACGCCGTGCTGCTGCTGTCCACCGTGCCCGAGACCTGGAACTACGTGCTCTCCGAAGCGCGCGCGCTCGGAATCACCCCCATGGCCACCCGCCTGGGCAGCTTTGCCGAGCGCATCCGGGACGGCGTCGATGGCGTCTTGTTCGATCCCGATCCCGAGGCGCTGGTCGAGGCCGTGATCCAATGGAAAGGCCGCGCCGAGGCCTTGCGGTCGCTCGCCGCTCAGGCGCTGGCCGAACCCGGCCTGGCCGAGGCGGCGCAGGCCTACCGCGAGCTCCTTCCCGAGCGCTCGACGACGCCGTCCTGGACGCCGGTTCGTGGTCTGGCACAGAGCGCCCTGGGCCTGGAGAGCGAAGCGCATCGTCAGGCCGAGTCCAAGCGGGCCGAGCTGGCCGTGCTCGTGGACGCACAACGCGAGGAACTGACCCGGCGGGCGGACTGGGCGCGGCGCGCCGAGCGCCTGAGCGAGGAGCGTACGGCCTGGGCGCGTTCGCTGGACGCCCAGTTGTCGGCCGAGCGTGCCGAACACGAACGGTCCCGCCAGCGCATGGAGCGCGAACGCGAACGCCTGGAAATGACGCTGGAGGCGACCCGCGCCGAGCTGTTTGCCCGCGATCGCCGGGTCGCCGAGCTGGTGTCCGAGTTGCGCGAGACCCAGGACCAGCTTGCAGCGCGTGATACGCATATTCGTCTGATGAGCGAGAGCTGGTCCTGGCGCCTGACCCGGCCGCTGCGCTTCGGGACTCGGCTGCTCCGGTCCGCTCGGACCGAGCAGCTCTGGAATCCCCTGCGCTGGCCTGGCCTGGCCGGACGTCTGCTGGCCAGCCTGCGTGGCGAAGGCTGGCGCGGGACCCTGCTGGCCCTCTACCGCTCGCCGGTGGAGACTGGGGCGGGGGCGTCGGAGGAGTCTTCGACCGAGCCCCTGCCGCCGGTCGAGGCGCCGGTGCCGCGGCTCGAGCCCCTCGAACTGCCGAGCTCCGATGCGCCGATCGCCAGCATCGTGATTCCCGTCTACAACAAGGTCGAGCTGACGGCGGCCTGCCTGCATTCGCTGGCCGAACATGCCGCTGCCACGCCCTTCGAAGTGCTGGTCGTCGATGACTGCTCCGGTGACGGTACCGCCGATTTCCTCGCGGCCTGCGAAGGGCTCCGCGTGCTCAGGAACACGAAGAACGCCGGCTTCATCGACAGCTGCAATCGAGGCGCCGAGGCGGCCCGGGGCGAGTTTCTGGTCTTTCTGAACAACGACACCACCGTGTCCGAAGGCTGGCTCGAGGCCCTGCTCGAGCCGCTCGAGAACGATCCCGATGCAGGCATCGTCGGTGCTCGCATGGTCTACCCCGATGGCCGATTGCAGGAGGCCGGCGGCATCATCTTCAACGATGCCAGCGGCTGGAACTACGGCAAGTTCGACGATCCGTCCGCGCCGCAGTACGGTTTCCTCAGCGAGGCGGACTACGTCTCGGGCGCCTGCCTGGCCCTGCGTCGGGAGGATTTCCAGCGCCTGGGCGGCTTCGATACGCGTTTTCGACCGGCCTACTACGAAGACACGGACCTGTGCTTTCAGATGCGCCAGGCCGGCAAGAAGGTGCTGGTCCAGCCCGCCTGCACGATCGTCCATCATGAGGGCGCCACCTCGGGCACGGACGAGCGCAGCGGGGCCAAGAAGTATCAGGCGATCAATCGCGAGCGCTTCGCCGAAAAATGGCGCGAGGTGCTGACTGGGCATCCGCCGCCGGAACCGGATCACGATCGCGTCGATCCCGTGCGGCATCTACGCTACCGCCGCTATCGGCGCCGCGCCCTGGTCATCGACGCCACCACGCCTCGCCCCGACCACGATTCGGGTTCCGTGCGCATTCGGGCCGTGCTGGATCTGCTTGGTGCCCGCGGCTACCAGGTCAGCTTCATGGCCGAGAATCGCCTCTACGTCGAGGGCTACACGGACCAGCTCACCCAGGCCGGCATCGAGGTCCTGCACGCGCCGGCCGTCCCGACCCTGGAGCCCTGGCTGGCGGAGCAGGGTCGCGACCTCGACCTGATCCTCGTCAGCCGCCACTACGTGCTCGCGCCGCTGCTGGTGATGCTCCGGCAGCATGCGCCCCAGGCCCGGCTGGTCTTCGACACGGTCGATCTTCACTACCTGCGCGAGCAGCGCGAGGCCGAGCTCACGGGCGATGAGGTCGTCGCCGAACAGGCCCGCCGGACCCGGGAGCAGGAACTGCGTCTGATCGCCCAGGCCGACATCAGCCTGGTGGTCAGCCCCGTCGAGCAGGCCCTGCTGGCCGAGGAGCTGCCCGGGGCGGACGTGCGCATCCTGTCCAATATCCACGAGGTGCACGGCCCGGGCCCGGCCTGGTCCGAGCGCGCCGGCCTGTTGTTCGTCGGCGGCTTCCAGCACCAGCCCAATGTCGATGCCGTGCGCTGGCTGGCGGCGGAGATCTTCCCCAGGATTCGAGCGGCCCTGCCGGAGGTCGAGCTGCATCTGGTCGGTTCACAGATGCCGGAGTCCGTCGAGCGGCTCGGTGAACAGCCGGGGATTCGCGTGCACGGCTTCGTCGCGGACCTGGACCCGATGCTGGCGCGTGCCCGCATCTCCCTGGCACCGCTGCGCTACGGGGCCGGGGTCAAGGGCAAGGTCAATCAGGCCATGAGCCATGGCCTGCCGGTGGTCGCCACGACCTGTGCCGGCGAAGGCATGTTCCTGGAACATGGCCGGGACGTGCTGCTGGCCGACGGTGCCGAGCAGTTTGCCGACGAAGTCGTCCGCCTCTATCGGGACGAAGCGCTCTGGAATCGCCTGGCCCAGGGCGGCCTGGCCAATGTCGAGCGGCACTTTTCGCGGCAGGCGGCCGACCTGGTGCTGGCCGGACTGGAATCCTCGGAGCGAGACTGA
- a CDS encoding glycosyltransferase family 2 protein, with amino-acid sequence MSTAADTGAVIVAFHPDLDRLRSLIDTVSQQVERVIVVDNGPGDDFELEGRAGVEIDRAGANLGVAAALNRGIEGLRRAGVRRALLLDQDSRIEADFVGTLARELDRQRQAGRRVAAIGARVRDHDDRHPAPFIRFRLPFNQRLDGEHGSVDCDFLITSGSLLDLDYWTDIGPMREAWFIDNIDLEWCFRARRKGYAILGCHEAVLAHRIGERERLFGFIAYRRHAPERLYTMMRNRVFLYRSGAPRAWVVQDALRALGKLGLFALIAPRRAHLKAMLGGLRDGWTTRPLP; translated from the coding sequence GTGAGCACGGCGGCCGACACGGGCGCGGTGATCGTCGCCTTCCACCCCGATCTCGACCGGCTTCGGTCGCTGATCGACACGGTTTCTCAGCAGGTCGAACGGGTCATCGTGGTCGACAACGGTCCCGGCGACGACTTCGAGCTCGAGGGCCGGGCCGGAGTCGAGATCGACCGCGCCGGCGCCAACCTCGGGGTGGCCGCCGCCCTGAACCGCGGCATCGAAGGACTGCGTCGGGCCGGTGTTCGACGTGCCCTGCTGCTCGATCAGGACAGCCGGATCGAGGCGGACTTCGTCGGGACCCTGGCGCGGGAGCTCGACCGGCAGCGACAGGCCGGCCGTCGCGTCGCCGCCATCGGCGCCCGCGTTCGCGATCACGACGATCGCCATCCGGCGCCCTTCATCCGATTCCGACTGCCTTTCAACCAGCGCCTCGACGGCGAGCACGGCAGCGTCGACTGCGACTTCCTGATCACCTCGGGCAGCCTGCTCGACCTCGATTACTGGACCGACATCGGCCCGATGCGGGAAGCCTGGTTCATCGACAACATCGACCTGGAGTGGTGCTTCCGTGCACGCCGCAAGGGCTACGCCATCCTGGGCTGTCATGAGGCGGTGCTCGCGCACCGGATCGGCGAGCGCGAACGCCTGTTCGGCTTCATCGCCTATCGACGCCACGCGCCCGAGCGGCTCTACACGATGATGCGGAATCGGGTCTTTCTCTATCGCAGCGGGGCGCCGCGGGCCTGGGTCGTTCAGGATGCCCTGCGTGCCCTGGGCAAGCTGGGCCTGTTCGCGCTGATCGCCCCGCGCCGGGCGCATCTGAAAGCGATGCTCGGCGGCCTGCGCGACGGCTGGACCACCCGGCCCCTGCCCTGA
- a CDS encoding glycosyltransferase family 2 protein: protein MQSPVPAVSVVIPNWNGAHHLPECLESLARQRFRDFVTVLVDNGSSDDSLTLLARDYPWVQVIARGDNGGFSAAVNEGIRATESPYVVLLNNDTRADPGWLEALVAGMQSQPEASMGASRMLLYDPPHAVDSAGDGFSLRAGAGYNLSAGEDADSVTDDAWVFGACAGAAIYRRSLFEDIGLFDEDFFLVFEDVDLDLRAQVAGHRCLYIADAIIYHKRGASTDNASLEVITRSWRNTLWVAGKNLPFGLFLVWSLFFGLRLLRHFGWAIFFRLWRWISPNSAPSKRSDEASSGNASASAPAPTWRQGVIARWYWPALRAGLRALPAKRRQTRRLRRLGSLRLLPILLRPHRPIDRERSPST, encoded by the coding sequence ATGCAATCGCCCGTCCCCGCGGTCAGCGTCGTCATCCCCAACTGGAACGGCGCCCACCACCTGCCCGAGTGCCTCGAATCGCTTGCGCGACAGCGCTTCCGCGACTTCGTGACCGTGCTGGTCGACAATGGCTCCAGTGACGATTCCCTGACCCTGCTTGCGCGGGACTATCCCTGGGTGCAGGTGATCGCCCGCGGGGACAACGGCGGTTTTTCCGCCGCAGTCAACGAAGGCATCCGCGCCACCGAATCACCCTACGTCGTGCTGCTCAACAACGACACTCGCGCCGACCCCGGCTGGCTCGAGGCCCTGGTCGCCGGCATGCAATCGCAGCCCGAAGCCAGCATGGGTGCCTCGCGCATGCTGCTCTACGACCCGCCGCATGCCGTCGACTCGGCCGGCGATGGCTTTTCACTGCGGGCCGGGGCCGGTTACAACCTGTCGGCCGGCGAAGACGCCGACAGCGTGACCGACGACGCCTGGGTGTTCGGCGCCTGTGCCGGCGCGGCCATCTACCGCCGCAGCCTGTTCGAGGACATCGGCCTGTTCGACGAGGATTTCTTTCTGGTCTTCGAAGACGTGGATCTCGACCTGCGAGCCCAGGTGGCCGGCCACCGCTGCCTGTACATCGCCGATGCCATCATCTATCACAAGCGCGGCGCCTCGACCGACAATGCCAGCCTCGAGGTCATCACGCGCTCCTGGCGGAACACGCTGTGGGTGGCGGGCAAGAACCTGCCCTTCGGCCTGTTCCTGGTCTGGTCCTTGTTCTTCGGCCTGCGCCTGCTGCGCCACTTCGGCTGGGCGATCTTCTTCCGGCTCTGGCGCTGGATCAGTCCGAACAGCGCACCTTCGAAACGCTCCGACGAGGCCAGTAGCGGCAACGCGTCGGCGTCGGCACCGGCTCCGACCTGGCGCCAGGGCGTGATCGCCCGCTGGTACTGGCCGGCCCTTCGCGCCGGCCTTCGAGCGCTGCCGGCCAAACGCCGGCAGACCCGCCGCCTCCGCCGCCTCGGCAGCCTGCGCCTGCTGCCCATCCTGCTGCGCCCGCATCGGCCGATCGACCGCGAACGCAGCCCGTCCACGTGA
- a CDS encoding bifunctional (p)ppGpp synthetase/guanosine-3',5'-bis(diphosphate) 3'-pyrophosphohydrolase: MSDTSPSTAIADWLDDYESASQSHTDAIELARSRLRESTLDHDTLELILEALRALRQLSPDPDTVAATLLIPLAQQEGSDLEALSPSVRSLLGQLATLTHFGRTYLPDDSRRAEGLRRLLLALVADMRVVLIALAWQVARLRLAREGSEEQRRALARETQIIHAPLANRLGIWQLKWELEDLAFRYLEPDTYRQISRLVAERRADREAFITTFMDRLREVVQAQGIKADVSGRPKHIYSIWRKMQRKGLDFHELFDVRAVRVLVDSVAECYAVLGLVHTHWQPVPGEFDDYITNPKANLYQSLHTAVTSDSGRVVEVQIRTHDMHRHAELGVAAHWRYKEGGPRDDALEKRIGVMRRLLEGQGEEADDDSLLESFDNETREDRVYVLTPRGEVKDLVAGATPLDFAYLVHTEVGHRCRGARVNGRIVPLTTVLQNGDRVEILTAKEARPSRDWLSPRLGYIRSARARAKVRHWFKQANYDDNLQDGRAAIESEFRRLDLPMEELEGVLEGFNFKRVDDLMVAVGSGDLTTGQVAGAVERLRAARSPASARLTVHEQRHDAHGDRDDIRIEGVGKLMHQMARCCQPVPGDAIAGFITQSRGVSIHRQDCRQFLDLLAQHPERVLNVQWADRARSHYPARVVLEAHDRRDLLRDLGTLLAHENVNVSAMNTRNDEQNQQVRIELTVQVEDFDQLAVLLGKMQSIPNVTSARRLRNL; encoded by the coding sequence ATGTCCGACACCTCGCCCTCAACGGCCATCGCCGACTGGCTGGACGACTATGAATCGGCCAGCCAGAGCCATACGGATGCCATCGAGCTCGCACGCTCGAGGCTGCGGGAATCGACGCTGGATCACGACACCCTGGAGCTGATCCTGGAGGCCCTGCGGGCCCTGCGCCAGCTCTCTCCCGATCCGGACACGGTCGCGGCGACCCTGCTGATTCCCCTGGCTCAGCAGGAAGGGAGTGATCTGGAGGCGCTCAGCCCATCGGTGCGATCGCTGCTCGGCCAGCTCGCCACCCTGACCCACTTCGGCCGCACCTACCTGCCCGATGACAGTCGCCGCGCCGAAGGCCTGCGCCGACTGCTGCTGGCCCTGGTCGCCGACATGCGCGTGGTGCTGATCGCCCTGGCCTGGCAAGTGGCCAGGCTGCGTCTGGCTCGCGAAGGCTCGGAAGAACAGCGCCGCGCCCTGGCCCGGGAAACCCAGATCATCCACGCCCCGCTGGCCAACCGTCTGGGCATCTGGCAGTTGAAGTGGGAGCTCGAGGACCTGGCCTTTCGCTACCTCGAACCCGACACCTACCGGCAGATCAGCCGCCTGGTGGCCGAGCGCCGGGCGGATCGAGAAGCCTTCATCACTACCTTCATGGACCGATTGCGCGAGGTCGTGCAGGCCCAGGGCATCAAGGCCGACGTGTCCGGGCGACCGAAACACATCTATTCGATCTGGCGCAAGATGCAGCGCAAGGGCCTGGACTTTCACGAGCTCTTCGACGTCCGCGCCGTACGCGTGCTTGTCGACAGCGTGGCCGAGTGCTATGCCGTGCTGGGCCTGGTCCACACGCACTGGCAGCCGGTGCCCGGCGAATTCGACGACTACATCACCAATCCCAAGGCCAACCTCTACCAGTCCCTGCACACCGCCGTGACCAGCGACTCGGGCCGGGTCGTCGAAGTCCAGATCCGCACCCACGACATGCACCGCCATGCCGAACTCGGGGTGGCGGCGCACTGGCGCTACAAGGAAGGCGGACCACGCGATGATGCCCTCGAAAAGCGCATCGGTGTGATGCGTCGTCTGCTCGAAGGCCAGGGCGAAGAGGCCGACGATGACAGCCTGCTGGAAAGCTTCGACAACGAAACTCGCGAAGACCGGGTCTACGTGCTGACTCCCAGAGGCGAGGTCAAGGATCTGGTCGCGGGCGCCACGCCCCTGGACTTCGCCTATCTGGTGCATACGGAGGTCGGGCACCGCTGCCGCGGCGCGCGGGTGAACGGCCGGATCGTGCCCCTGACCACGGTGCTGCAGAACGGCGACCGCGTCGAGATCCTGACCGCCAAGGAAGCCCGACCCTCGCGTGACTGGCTCAGCCCTCGCCTCGGCTACATCCGGAGTGCGCGCGCCCGGGCCAAGGTCCGGCACTGGTTCAAGCAGGCCAACTACGACGACAACCTGCAGGACGGCCGTGCAGCCATCGAGTCGGAGTTCCGGCGCCTCGATCTCCCGATGGAGGAACTCGAAGGCGTTCTGGAGGGCTTCAACTTCAAGCGCGTCGACGATCTGATGGTCGCCGTCGGCAGCGGCGATCTGACCACCGGCCAGGTGGCGGGCGCCGTCGAACGACTGCGTGCCGCGCGGTCGCCGGCCAGCGCGCGCCTGACCGTGCACGAGCAGCGTCATGACGCGCACGGCGATCGTGATGACATCCGCATCGAAGGCGTCGGCAAGCTGATGCACCAGATGGCCCGCTGCTGCCAGCCGGTGCCCGGCGATGCCATCGCCGGCTTCATCACCCAGTCACGCGGCGTCAGCATCCATCGCCAGGACTGCCGCCAGTTCCTGGACCTGCTCGCCCAGCACCCCGAGCGGGTGCTGAACGTGCAGTGGGCCGATCGGGCTCGCAGCCACTATCCGGCCCGGGTGGTGCTGGAGGCGCACGACCGCCGCGATCTGCTGCGCGATCTGGGCACCCTGCTGGCCCACGAGAACGTCAACGTCAGTGCCATGAACACCCGCAACGACGAACAGAATCAGCAGGTCCGCATCGAACTGACCGTGCAGGTCGAGGACTTCGATCAACTGGCCGTGCTGCTGGGCAAGATGCAGTCGATTCCGAACGTCACCAGCGCCCGCCGCCTGCGCAATCTCTAG
- a CDS encoding Ig-like domain-containing protein: MASLLPLPGASYLPLTGEIELDLLGPLFCFPLTGLPASAPLTLSARNANGDPIIDQLPLDSNLRYLPGGDRLLLEVPEEAACFHAGPGGFGLSGLAPPGGDDPNLIFRDRFEPQSTLKVEFFNVPDFVRVNELINYQVEVRNEGQTTASAVGFQELYPRNPSYYPDGQLTAGIYQCQGIGGASCADATPGTSEPSIRGRDLVLPPGGIVRFNVIRSIFSASSPGGVIDLYAGAIDRSLPEASNWDAATARMVLIGEGQTIAATLENASPPVADGVDPAFIRVTALDAAKFPTPGVFIQLSNADGLDITPLSGTTGADGSVLFTARSAGPTGTFQPEFFAPDLGASGVGTTAEVSFVAGPPAQLSAFTIIDNIPADGTSTGLVEVVVRDAFGNPTPNETVTVGVDEGLSFFSNSAVTDVSGRAYFTVSSTNAGTFNPSFIQSEALVSASTAITFRAGSPDRLVFASQPSDVIAGAVMSPPVAIFVLDAFDNLVDWDNSTTVTLQLRQNGTGVSFFPDLTASNGILLFDSIVVNQAGTGYDLRAFSDLPTITSSSFEVLPAP, translated from the coding sequence GTGGCCAGCCTGCTGCCCTTGCCCGGCGCCAGCTATCTCCCGCTCACGGGCGAGATCGAATTGGACTTGCTTGGACCACTGTTCTGCTTCCCCCTGACCGGCCTCCCTGCAAGCGCCCCACTGACACTGTCCGCCAGGAATGCCAACGGCGATCCGATCATCGACCAGCTTCCCCTCGACAGCAACCTCCGCTATCTGCCCGGCGGCGACCGCCTGCTGCTCGAGGTCCCCGAGGAGGCAGCCTGCTTCCATGCCGGGCCCGGAGGTTTCGGTCTGTCCGGCCTTGCACCGCCAGGCGGGGACGACCCGAACCTGATCTTCAGGGATCGCTTCGAGCCCCAGAGCACCCTGAAAGTCGAATTCTTCAACGTGCCCGATTTCGTGCGCGTCAACGAACTGATCAACTACCAGGTCGAGGTCCGCAACGAAGGCCAGACGACCGCTTCCGCGGTCGGTTTTCAGGAACTCTATCCACGCAATCCCAGCTACTACCCGGACGGTCAGTTGACCGCCGGCATCTACCAGTGCCAGGGCATCGGCGGCGCCAGCTGCGCCGATGCCACGCCCGGGACCAGCGAACCGTCGATCCGGGGCCGCGACCTGGTGCTGCCTCCCGGCGGCATCGTCCGCTTCAACGTCATCCGATCGATCTTTTCCGCTTCCAGTCCAGGCGGCGTGATCGATCTCTACGCCGGGGCCATCGACCGCAGCCTGCCCGAAGCGAGCAACTGGGATGCGGCAACGGCCAGAATGGTCTTGATCGGCGAAGGTCAGACCATTGCCGCGACGCTCGAGAATGCCAGCCCGCCGGTGGCCGATGGCGTCGACCCGGCCTTCATCCGCGTCACGGCGTTGGATGCCGCCAAGTTTCCGACCCCTGGTGTGTTCATCCAGCTGAGCAATGCCGACGGGCTCGACATCACGCCCCTCAGCGGCACCACCGGCGCCGATGGCAGCGTGCTGTTCACGGCCAGATCGGCCGGCCCCACCGGCACCTTCCAGCCCGAGTTCTTCGCGCCCGACCTCGGCGCCTCCGGTGTCGGCACCACCGCCGAGGTCAGCTTCGTGGCCGGCCCACCGGCCCAGCTGTCGGCATTCACCATCATCGACAACATCCCGGCCGACGGAACCAGCACCGGACTCGTCGAAGTCGTGGTCCGGGACGCGTTCGGCAACCCGACGCCCAATGAAACCGTCACGGTTGGCGTGGACGAGGGCCTGAGCTTCTTCAGCAACAGCGCCGTGACCGATGTCTCCGGCCGTGCGTATTTCACCGTGTCTTCGACCAATGCCGGCACCTTCAACCCCAGTTTCATTCAGAGCGAGGCGCTGGTAAGCGCAAGCACGGCAATCACTTTCCGTGCCGGATCACCCGATCGCCTGGTGTTCGCCTCGCAGCCCAGCGACGTGATCGCCGGCGCGGTCATGTCTCCACCGGTGGCGATCTTCGTCCTCGACGCCTTCGACAACCTGGTCGACTGGGACAACAGCACGACGGTGACGCTACAGCTTCGCCAGAACGGCACGGGCGTGAGCTTCTTCCCGGACCTCACCGCCAGCAACGGCATCCTGCTGTTCGACTCGATCGTCGTCAACCAGGCCGGGACCGGCTACGACCTGAGGGCCTTCAGCGATCTGCCGACCATCACCAGCAGCTCCTTCGAGGTCCTGCCGGCCCCCTGA